A stretch of Pseudomonadota bacterium DNA encodes these proteins:
- a CDS encoding alpha/beta hydrolase produces MANAQIDMICTMLKENPLIKPGASLAEMRQALDSMGKSVPSLPDVSAAAVSAGGVAAEWLTPANGKQDSVVLYLHGGGYLLGSVDSHRAMLERLAKASGRRVLAINYRLAPEAPFPAPVEDACAAYRWLLAQGIAAKRIAISGDSAGGGLVLATLLALRDAGDALPGCAIPISPWTDMEGTGASMESRAAVDPMVQKGPLLEMAGAYLQGADTRNPLASPLYGDFKGLPPLLIQVGDAETLLDDTTRIVPKLKAAGVDVTMEVWPDMIHVWHLFAPMLDKGQEAIDGIGAFVRKHCG; encoded by the coding sequence ATGGCCAATGCCCAGATAGACATGATTTGCACGATGCTGAAGGAGAACCCGCTGATCAAGCCGGGCGCGTCCTTGGCCGAAATGCGCCAGGCCCTCGATTCCATGGGCAAGTCGGTGCCGAGCCTGCCCGATGTCAGCGCAGCGGCGGTGAGCGCCGGCGGTGTCGCCGCCGAATGGCTGACGCCGGCCAACGGCAAGCAGGACAGCGTCGTGCTCTACCTGCACGGTGGCGGTTATCTCCTGGGTTCGGTCGATTCGCACCGCGCCATGCTCGAGCGCCTGGCCAAGGCCAGTGGTCGGCGTGTGCTCGCCATCAATTACCGTCTCGCCCCTGAAGCGCCCTTCCCGGCGCCGGTCGAAGACGCCTGCGCCGCCTATCGCTGGTTGCTGGCGCAGGGCATCGCCGCCAAGCGCATCGCCATTTCGGGGGATTCGGCCGGCGGCGGACTGGTGCTGGCCACGCTGCTGGCGCTGCGCGATGCGGGCGACGCGCTGCCGGGCTGCGCGATACCGATCTCGCCGTGGACCGACATGGAAGGCACCGGCGCCTCGATGGAAAGCCGCGCGGCGGTCGACCCGATGGTGCAGAAAGGCCCGCTCCTGGAAATGGCTGGCGCCTACCTGCAGGGCGCCGATACCAGGAATCCGCTGGCCTCACCGCTGTATGGCGATTTCAAAGGCCTGCCGCCGCTGCTGATCCAGGTCGGCGACGCCGAGACCCTGCTCGATGACACCACGCGCATCGTGCCCAAGCTCAAGGCTGCCGGCGTCGATGTCACCATGGAAGTGTGGCCCGACATGATCCATGTCTGGCATCTGTTCGCACCGA
- a CDS encoding cytochrome P450, with protein MFERPYDFDVTRHPNLHLGFGAGPHFCLGGPLAKMEIRLAMEELLSRYDGIEITGPIERVQSTFVGGLKHLPVKLKSRSAPVVGQASA; from the coding sequence GTGTTCGAGCGGCCTTACGACTTCGACGTCACGCGTCATCCCAACCTGCATCTCGGTTTCGGCGCCGGGCCGCATTTCTGTCTCGGCGGGCCCTTGGCCAAGATGGAGATCCGGCTCGCCATGGAAGAACTGCTGTCGCGCTACGATGGCATCGAGATCACCGGCCCCATCGAGCGCGTGCAATCGACCTTCGTCGGCGGCTTGAAGCATTTGCCGGTGAAGTTGAAATCACGGAGTGCTCCTGTTGTGGGTCAGGCTTCAGCCTGA